The genomic region CACCTGGAGCGACGGGATGGCCCAGCCCGTCAGCGCCTCCGGCTTGGTGACCCGCACCGTGGCCGCGTGCAGCAACGCGTGCGGCGCGGCGTCCGTGGGCGGCGCCAGGAGATAGCGACACACCGCCTCCGCCGCGGACTCCAACAACTCGAAGCGGCACGCATCCAGGAGGAAGCGCAGCTCTCCGGCCAGGCGCCCGTAGTGCACGGTGTTCGCCAGCCTCCCGCCCACCGCCGCCTGCCTCGCGTCCAGGAAGAGCGCCACGTCCAGCCGCAGGGGCTGCGGCGTCACGCGCTCGCGGTTGTAGAGGCCCACGATGACGTCCACCGTGAGCCCACGCAGCTCCATCACGTCCAGCGGACGGCCCTGCGCGTCGGTGACCACGGGGTGCATCCACACGGGTTCATGGCTCACAGCTGCGCGCTCCTTCCGCCATCCACGGCGATGACCTGCCCGGTGAGGTACGGCGCCTCGCGCGCGAGGAACACCACCGTGCGCGCCACGTCCTCCACGCTGCCCTCGCGGCCCATGGGCACGCGGTCGAGCACTTCCTTCCGCGCCGCTTCGTCGAAGTGCTCCGGGAAGGCCACCACGCCCGGCGAGATGGCGTTGACGCGCACGTGCGGCGCCAGCTCCACCGCCAACGCTCGCGTCAGCATCACGAGCCCTGCCTTGCTCACCGAATAGTGCGAGTAGTGGCTCACCGCCCGCTCCCCACCGATGTCCGTGAGGTGCACCACCAGCGGGTCCTTCCCCGCGCGCAGCGACGGCAGCAGCGCCTGCGTGAGGAAGAAGGGCGCGTCCACGTTCACGGCGAGCATGCGGCGGTACTGCTCGCGCGTCACGGCTTCGAAGTCCACGCGTTCGTAGAGCCCCGCGTTGTGGACGACCACGTCCAGCGCGGGGTGCGCCTCCCGGACCCGAGCGCCCAGCGCGTCCACGGCCTGCGCGTCGGAGAGGTCGCCGCTGTACAGCGTGACGCCGCGGCCCAGCTCCCGCAGCTCTTGCGCCAGTGCTTCCAGCGGCTCCATGGAGCGGTTCGCGTGAAGCGCCAGGTCGTAGCCGGCGCGGCCGAGTGCTCGCGCCACCGCGCTGCCGATGCGCACGCCCGCGCCCGTGATGAATGCGGTCCCCATATGCGGGCCCTGCCTAACAGGCCCGCCCGCGAAAAAACACCGCGGGGCGACACCTGGAGTCCCCACACCAGGTGCCGCCCCGCGTTGTTCCCCTGCTTCCCCTTTGCGTCGTCCGTCCCGCCTCGTCTCCTCGTGTTGGCTACGGGTAGTAGACCACCGTCTGCCAGCGGCGCCCGCCGTACGGCACCCAGACCCACTCCGTCACCGCCTGGTAGCCGCCCGCCACATAGCGCTGGTCGTAGTAGCCCGGCGAGCAGCTCACGTGGCGGCCGCGGCGGCCACGGGACACGCACTGCTCGGGGACCCAGACCTGCTCGTAGCGCGCCGGCACCCAGCGCTCCACCGTCTGCAGCTCGTAGCGTCCGCGCGAATCCACCGGGCGCGGCATGGGGCCGTAGTTGCCGCAGTTCGGGCCGCGGCAGCCCATGAAGCGGCGCGTCTTCGCGTCGTCATTGTCGTAGCGGAACGCCTGGCCCTGCGGCGCGGAATCCCAGCCGCCGTTGTACCGCTGCTGGCCGCCCCACTGCGCATCCGCCCGGGTCGGGCCGCGCCAGTCCGCCGCGAACGACGTGGAGGAACCGAGCAGCATTGCACCGAAGGCCAGGGTCGCGAGTCCGAGCTTGAAAGCCATGTCTTCCATCCTCCGTCCGAGTTGCTTGTCCTGACTGACGGGGCCCCCGCCGGAACATTCAAATCCCATCGAGTCCCTCTCCACCCCGGTGGCGGGACCGGGGGGATGTGGGTACACCTCGTCCCATGTTCCACCGCGACGGCCCCACCTTCCGCGAGCTTGCACGGCAGGCCCTCACCTCCGTCGAGCAGGGCTACGACCTGCTCGCGCCCAAGTTCGAGCACACGCCTTTCCGCACGCCGGATCCGGTGCTCAAGGCCGCGCTCGCGCACATAGGGCCCGAAGGCAGCGTGGGCAGCGCGCTGGACGTGTGCTGCGGCACCGGCGCCGCGATGCGCGTGCTGCGCCCGCTGTGCCGTGAGCGCGTCGTCGGGTTCGACCTGAGCCAGGGCATGCTGGATGAAGCGCGGCGCAGGCTCGCGGATGCCCCGGGCAGCGCTGCGCTCGACTTCGTCCGGGGCGATGCACTGGCGCTGCCCTTCGACGCGACGTTCGACCTCATCACCAGCTTCGGCGCCTTCGGGCACATCCTGGAGGCGGACGAGCCGCGCCTCGTCGAGGGCATCGCGAGGGCGCTGAAATCCGGTGGCCGCTTCGTCTTCGTCACCGCTAGGCCGCCGTCCGCGCTCAACCCCGGCTACTGGGTGGCGAAGGGCTTCAACGCCGCCATGCGCGTGCGCAATGCGCTCTGGAAGCCGCCGTTCGTCATGTACTACCTGACGTTCCTCGTGCCCCGCGCCCGCGCGCTGCTGGAGGCGGCGGGGTTCGACGTGGAGGTGCGCGAGGGCGACATGCCGGAGCCCTTTGGCCGGCTCGTCACCGTCATCGCCACGAAGCGCTGAATCACGGCGCGGCAGTGGCCGATTCGGACTCCGCGTACTCCACCGCGAGGATTTCGTACTCCACCGTGCCGCGCGGACGCTCCACCTGCACGGCCTCGCCGGACTCCTTGCCCAGGAGCGCGCGCGCCAGCGGGGACTCCACGCTCAGCCGCCCCGCCTTCACGTCCGCCTCATCCGGACCGACGATGCGATAGCGCATGCGCGCGCCGTCCTCGTCCTCCAGCACCACCCACGCGCCGAAGAAGACGCGGCCCGCCTGCGATGGATCCGGCTCCACCACCCGCACGTCCTCCAAGATGGCGGTGAGCTCGCGCGCCCGTCGCTCCCGTTCGCGCTTGCGCACTCCCGCTTCCAGTTCCGGCCAGTCCTGAGGAGCGGGGCCCTGCGACTCCAGCAGCTCCTCCTGGAGCGCGCGGTAGCCCTCCGGCGTGATGTAGCGCTGCTCCGCCGACGTCGACCGTGGACGCGCGGGGGTGAGCCCCTCGTCGCCGCCCCCGTCTTCCTTGGTGAATGCCTTCGACATGGCCCGCTCCCTCCTCCCAGGAGATTTCTCAACGAATCTCAGGCTTTGCACGCCGGGTCCGCCTGCCGCCTGCTTTCTATTGGCGCAATTTTACTCCCCAGACGGAATCGGACAGGATTCGAGGGCATGCATCTCCCCCGAGCCGTGCCTCGCTTCGAGCATCGCCTGGCCGTCCGTCTGCGCGGCATGCTGCCGCTCTACACGCGGGATGTGTCGGAGAGCGGCTTCTGCGCGGAGATGCTCCAGCCGATGAAGGCGGGCGATCTCGTCGAAGGCGCGTTGCTGCTGGGGGACGAGGAGGTCCCCTTCCAGGCCCAGGTGATGTGGTCCCGACGTTCCGCCGGGGAGCGCACGCGGGGACGCTGCGGCGTGCGCTTCGTCACCATCGGCGAGGACTTCCAGCGGCGGCTGGGTGCGTTCAGGCGCTTGCAGGGCAGGCGCCTGATTCGCTGGTTCACCTGACGAACCGGACCTACTTCGCCGTTTCGGAGGCCGCCGGGGCCGCGGTCTCGGACGGAGCGCCGGGCGTCGCGGGCGTGGTGGACGGCTCCACGGCGGACTCGGCCGGGGGAGCGATGGGGGCGCCTTCGGGGGCCGGGGCCTGACCGGAGGGCACCACCTGGAGCTTGTAGCGGGCCACGCCCTTGGGCAGCACGACCTCCACCAGGGGGTTCTCCTTCACCAGGCCCGGGTCGAGCTGGAGGGAGAACTCGCCGTTCTCGTCGGTGGTCGCGTTGATGTGGTTGCGGTACTCGCCACCGAGAATCTTGGCGCCCTTCACCGGCTGGCCCGTCGCGGCGTCCGTCACGCGCAGCACCACGAGCTGGCCCGCCTGGAGCTCGGTGGCGCCGTTCGCCTGGATGACTTCGTTGTAGCGCGGGCGCAGCGCGCAGGCGGACAGCAGCGCGGAGGAGAGGACGGCGATGGTCAGCAGGTTGCGGCGAAGGCTCATGGAATCCATCCAGGCTGGGAAGCGGTACGGCAGAGGCGCGGCAGCATAGCCGCCAGCCACCGGACGCCAAGTCTCCGGTGCGTTACAGCCCCCGTGTGCGGCATCCGCCCCCACGCCGGGTCGGGAAATTCCCGGCGGGCAGGCACGGCATGCGCCTTCCTCCCCGAGGACCGGTGGAGCCGTCAGCCCTTCCACCCGCCCGCTTCCAGCACCATCTCCCAAGGTGTCCGGGCACGTTCTTCCCCCGCCCGCACGGAGGACAAGCTCCATGGATGAGACCTATACGGAGGAATCCGGACGCGTCGCGCTTCCGGAGCGCCGCTTCGAGATGGAGAACGGGCGGTCCGAGTACGCGACCCTCCCGCCCGACACGCGCGTGGAGGAGAGCCGCGTCGTCTGGAAGCACAACCGGTTCGACGTGAGCGTGCTGACGATGGTGCTCATCAGCGCCGTCACGTTCTTCATTCCGTTGTTCAACGGCCTGCTGGCCGGCACGTTCGGCGGCTTCCACGCGGGACGCCCCCGCCGGGCGCTGGCCGCCGCGCTCGTCGCTTCGGTGGTGGTGCCCGCCGCGTTCTTCGTGGCCTTCAACGTCTTCAGCGTGGGCTCCGTGCGCGTCTTCTACGGCCTGGGCTGGACGAACTGGACGATGCTGCACGTCATCGGCCTGTTCATCGGAGCGCTCTGCGGCGCCGCCAGCCGCCCGGTGTTCACCGGTGAGGTCCCCGTCTTCCGCTCGCAGTACGTCAGCGGACCTCCACTCCTAGCGCAAGGCGATGTCGCGCCAGCCCTTCCGGAAGGCTCGCGAGACTTCTCCCGGGACCTGCCCACGACGCGAGTGTCCCCTCCCAGTGGACCTGTGCGCGGGGAGTGAGCAGCACGCTCCACCGGGAGATGCGCCCCAGGTACCACTCCACCTGGAGCGTCGCGTCCGCCTCGTGCGTGAAGCCCGGCGTGATGCCCGTGCGCCACGACGGCACGTACGTGGCCTCCAGGCGCAGGGCGCTGTTGCCCGGGCCGGGCAGGCCCATGCGATGGGACAATGACAGACGGGGCCCCACCGTGGGGACCGTCTCCCTGGGGCTCCAGGCCATCGTGGCCTGGGCGCCCAACCCCACCGCGAGGAAGGTGTCGAAGCGCTCCGAGGCCGCCACCACGCCCAGCGCCTCCGCCTCCACCGTCGCGCGGTAGGGCAGCGGACGGTCGATGTCCGTGGACATCTTCGCTTCCGCGCCCCAGCCCAATGAGTCGGAGAACGACCGTTGCTGCTGGGGCAGTTCGGGCAGCAGCGTGCGGTAGCCCACCAGCGTCAGGCGCGAGCCGAGGATGCGAGGGACGCCCCAGCGCGGCTCCACCGACAGCTCTCCGTCCAGCACGCGCAGCTCGCTGCTGGACTGGAAGCCGTGCAGGCGCGCGTCGCCCAGGGCCTCGTTCATCGCGGAGGTGCGCAGGCTCACCACCGGCCGCGCGGCGCCCACCTCCGGGAAGTCCACGCCGCCGCTGACCACCGTGCGGGCCGCGCCGGATTCGCGCAGCGCGCCCCGGGCCCAGGTGGTCTCGAGCTCCACCTTCTGTTCATGGTCCTTCGCGAGGAAGGCCCGCGGATCCACGTCCGCGAGCGGTCCATCGTTGAGCTCGCCCTGCGCTTCGGTGGCCGCGGCGAAGGAGGCTTCGGTGTGCTCCGCGCGGACCAGGGCCTTGAGCTCGTCTGGCGTGGGCGGCCGCTTGATGGCGGTGTCCAGGGCCTGCTGGAGCAGGGCCGTGCGGTCGAGCACCGCGAGCTTGCGCTGCATGTCGTCCTCGCGCTCGAAGAGGAGTTGCCGGTCCTTGACGCCCTGGGCGGCGCCGCCCTGTCCCTTCAGCTCGAGGGCGACGAAGCGCTCACGTTCGATGGCGAGCTTCTCCCCTTCGGCCTGGTCCACCGCCGCGCGCTCCACCCGCACCGCGTGCGCCACGTAGGCGTGCAGGGCATCGCGGGCTTCGGCGCGCGCGGATGGAGGAGCGGCGTCGAGCGCTGTCGTCACTGCGTGAGGCAGCAGTTCGTAGGCCTGCCTGCGCACGTCGGGTTCAGGGGACTGGAGGCGGCGGTGCAGGTGGTGCAGCGGCGCGAGCGAGGTGGATGGAAGCAGGGAGGCCAGCTTCGTGAGCAGCCGCTCCTCTTCCACGAGCGCGCGCCGGGCGCGGTCTCCCGTGGATTCGAGGGCGTCCGGGACGTGCTCCAGCAGCGGCACCGTGAGTCCCTTCGCGTCCACGACGTTCGTCTTCGCCAGCGTGTCCAGCGTGGCCGTGGGCAGGACCCACAGCGTGCCGGGGGCGCTCACGTGACGGCCGTTCTCCAGCGAGCCATTGAGGAGGAAGAGCAGCGCGGCGGCGCAGTTGTCGGTGAAGAAGTAGTAGCCCAGGTAGCCGCGACGCTCGAGCTCCCAGATGCGCTCCAGCATGCGCTGGGACTCGCCGGGCGTGAGGTTCAACCGGAAGCGGCGGATGGTGCGCTGCTCCAGCTCCAGCGACTCGTGGGTGACGTCGCCCAGGGTGCCCGTGAGGAAGACGGTGCTGTAGCCGCCCGTCATGCCCTTCATCAGGTAGCCCAGGCCCTTCTCTTCCATTCCGGTGAGGGCCACGAGCTGCACGACGCGCTCGAAGCCAGGGCCCTGCACCGTGGCGCCTTCGCGCCAGACCGGGCGCAGGAGCAGGTGGCCGAAGAGGGACTGGGGCTGACGGCCCGTGGCCGCGACGAGCAGGACCTCCAGATGGGAGAGCGCATCCGCTTCCGCCCACGTGTCGAAAGCCGGGCAGTCTCCTCGCGAGGACAGCGTGCCCAGGCGCGCCTCCGAGATGAACTCCGACAGGGCGCGCGTCTTGGACAGCTCCTGACAGCGCACCTGATCATCCTCGGGCAATGCGTCCGGACGAAGGGACTCCACCGGGACGAACAGCTCCTCCGCGAACGTGACGAGGTCCAACGAGGCGCTGACCTGGCCCCGGGCGCGGCTGAAGGCTCCCGCGTAGGTGATGCTCGCGGACTCCTTCCACGTGAGCGGGCGCTCGAAGGGGAGCAGCCATCCGTCCAGCCTGCGCCACTGGGGACGCCGGCTCCAACCGCGCGCGTCGTCCCAGCGCTGCATCACGGCGTGCACCACGGCACGGCGGCGCCACACGTGTTCGGCCTCCGTGTCGGTGAGGCGTGACAGGCGCAGCGTGGCGCGACGCTCCTCGGAAGGGGCGTAGCGGTAGAGGTGGAACTGCTCGCGCTGCTCCGACCAGTCCGGACGGGCCTTCGTGCCGTCACCCAGGCCCAGCGGCGCAGGCTCCGGGTGGAGCGCGAACTCCAACTTGCCTCCTGGGGGACGGCGCATCGCGGGAGGAAGGGCGGCGAGCCCCGCCTCCACGTCCGAGACCAGCGAGGCATCCCGCGCCGCGGCACCGCGCAGGAGGATGCCCGACGTGGCCTCCAGTGCCGCGACCCGTTCGGCCAGGACGACCTCCGGGGACAGCCCCTTCAAGAACGCCGGCACCGCGAGGTGGCCCAGGGGTTCTTCGAACGGTGTGTCCTGGAGCTGCTCATGAGCCTGCGCGCTCACCGGCAACAGCATCACCGTGAGCAACCCCATCCAGGCTGTGCGAGGCCTCACTGGAGGGCCTCGGCCGCTTGGGTCGCACCCTCCTGTTCCAGGATGAAGGCCTGACGGTCCTCTTCAAGGCGCGGTTCGGTGCGCGCCAGCTGGCCCACGCGCTCCAGCCAGGCACGGGCGCGCTCGGGCGTCAGCGTCTTCGCGTCCGCCATCATCAGCAGCTCCTTGCGGTGCGTGCGCAGCAGCTTGCCGAAGACATCCAGGTTCTCACGGCGGATGCGCGCCGCCTGCGCCAGGTCCTCCACCGTCGGGCCCGCGCCCAACGCCAGGTCCTCTCGCAGCTGGTGCGTGCGAGCCCGCAGGTACACCTGGGCCGCGTGCCCCACCTCCTTCGGTGAGGGGCGCTTGCCCTTGCGCCGCTCCGCGCGCGCGTACGACTGCCAGATGATGATGCCCAGGCCCATCACCGTCAGCGCCACCGTGGCCGTCGACAGGAGCTGGTTCTCGCGGCCGTTGCTGCTCTCACTGCGCGTGCGCGAGTCGTCGCCCTGGTCCACCTGGTTCGACTCGCTGGTGCCCGCGTTGCTGTTCTCGCTGGAGCCGGAGTGGCTGGAGCCCCCTTCTCTGGAGCTGTGGTCGCTGGAACCCGAGGAGTCGCCCGAGTCCGACTTGCTCGAATCCCCCTGGCTGGAGTTGCCCGAGTCGGAGTCGCTGGACTCGCCCGAGCCCGACTCGCTGGAGCCCTCGTCGCTGGAGCCATTGGAGCCCGACTTGCTCGAATCCCCACCGCTGGAGTTGCCCGAGTCGGACTTGCTGGACTCGCCCTGGCTGGAGTCACCCTGGCTGGAGTCACCCTGGCTGGAGTCACCCTGGCTGGAAGCGCCCGAGTCCGACTGGCTGGAGTCACCCTGGCTGGAAGCGCCCGAGTCCGACGAGTTGCCCGAGTCCGACGCCCCCGCGGCCCTCAAGCCCACGGCGGGCGTGCGACACCCCACGGCGAGCATCAGCATCGACGCCGTCACCGCGCGCTTCCATGAAGACTTCGTCCGCATCCATCCCCCTCGAAAAGGCGCCACCGGGCCTGGCGCCAGCCAGTGCCCTAGCCAACCGCATGCCGGGCGCTGGATTGTGCATTATCGAGAGGTTGCTGGATCGTCTGACGCGATACGACGCGAAAATCCGCCTCCAAGGTGCGTCACGCGCTTCGCGCCTTACGCGAGCCTCGCGCTTCCGATTTCACCCCGGGTCCGGTGGGAACCCTCCTCCAGGAAGAGACGTTTCAGATAGGGATTGAGGAAGCGTCCCTCCGGGTCCAGTTGCTCGCGCACGCGCTGGAAGTCATCCCAGCGGGGATACAGGTGTTTCAGTGTCGCAGCCGTCTGGGTGTGCAGCTTGCCCCAGTGCGGCCGGCCACCGTGGTTGCGGAAGATGGCCTCCGCGCCGGAGAAGTAGGGCTCCAGCGGCATGCCCCGGTATTGATGCACCGCGATGAACGCGCGGTCCCCGCCGTGCGCCGGGCTGAGGAACACGTCGTCGCCGCGCACGAAGCGGTACTCCACCGGGAAGTGCACGGGCAGTTGCTCGCGCGTGATGTATTCGGACAGCTCGCGCAGGCAGTCAGGCCCTCGCTCCACCGGCACGGCGTATTCCATCTCCTGGAAGCGCACGAGCCGCGGCGTGGCGAACAGCGTGTGGCTCTGCCCCGCCAGCACGCCTTCCGACGCCAGCTTCGCCGACAGCCGGCTCACCGGCGCGCACCACGCAGGCCGCATCCGGCACGCACGGCTCACCGCGCCGAAGACCGCGTTCTCCATCACCATCTCACTGAACCAGCGCCCCATGCCCACCCCGTGCGGGGTCTCGTCCGTGAGGTCCATCGCCTTCGTCATCACGCGGTCGGAGTGCGGGAACCAGAAGAACTCGTAGTGCCGGTGGCGCGCACGCGCCTCATCCAATCCCGCCAGGCACTCCTCCAGCCCCAGGTTCCGCCGCGTCAGCCGCAGCCGGTACTCCGGCAGCAAGCGCAGCCGCACCCGCGTCACCACGCCCAGCGCGCCCAGGGACACCCGCGCGGCCTGGAGCAGCTCCGGCGACGTGTCCTCCGAGCACGTCACCTCGTCCCCGCTCGCCGTGACGAGCGTCATCTCCGCCGCCTGCGTGGAGAGGATGCCCAGTCCCACGCCCGTGCCGTGCGTGCCCGTGCTCAGCGCGCCGCCCAGCGACTGCTTGTTGATGTCGCCCAGGTTCTCCATCGCGAGCCGGTGCGACGCGAGCAGCATCCCCAGTTCGCGCAGGCTCGTGCCCGCCCACACCACGGCCTCGCGCGTGCGGTCGTCCACGGACACCAGGCCCCGCAGCGCTTCGAGCGACACCATCGTCTCGTCCGTCGCGCACAACGGCGGGAACGAGTGGCCGCTGCCCACCACGCGCACGGTGCGCGATTGAGCGCTGGCGTCGCGGAGCGCGGCCTTCAGGGCGTCCACGGAGTCCGGCTGGAGGAAGCCGGAGGGATGGGCCACCACCCCGCCGGACCAGTTGCGCCACGTCTTCGTCTTCGCCGCCTCGGTCGTCATGCCGTCACCCCCATTCGCCCCGGTAGGTCGGGACCTCTTCCACGACGCGGCCGCCGGAGATGAGCAGCAGCGTGCGGAAGTGCTCACACACCTCGCCCGCCTTCGCGTGCCGGAAGAACACCGGCGCGCCCAGGGGCAGCGGCACCAGCCCCGCGTACGCGATGGGCGTCTGTACCTCGCCCGCGCCCTCCAGCGGGAGGAGCTTCGCGCCCTCGGGAAGGTAGGGCACGGGCAGCTTGTCCACGCCCGCCGAGCCGGAGGCCACGAAGCCTCCCCCCTGCAGCGTGAAGAGGCCCGGGCCGGGACGTCGCGTGACGGGGATGGCGAACGCCACCGCGGGCTGATGGTGGAAGCCGCGATAGCCGTCGAAGAGCGCCGGCGAGTACAGGCCGCTGCCCGCGGTGAGCTCCGTGACGCTCGCGTCCTCGCGCGTGGACTCCAGGCTGCCGGTGCCACCGCCGTTCACGAAGCGCGGCGCGAAACCCGCCTCCTTCAGCGCGGCCACCACCGCCTGCCTGCGCGAGTGCACGCGGCCCACCGAGCCCCGCTTGAGCGCGCGGATGACCACGTTCTTCGGCCCCGCGTGCGGCGCGGCGTCCGGCACACCCGCGAGCTGCGCCTCGTAGCCCATGACGCCCGCGAGGAACACGGCGTCCCCTTCCGCCGCGATGCTCCGGGCCACCACCAACGCGTCCTCCGGCGAGCGCACCGGCGAGCGGTGCACCCCGAAGCGCAGGCCCGGCAGGTCGACGGACAGGTCCACGTCCAGGCACAGTGGCGCTCGGGTCCCATGCTGGCGGGCCGCGCGGGCGGCGAGCGCCACGTGTTCCACCGAGTCCACCATCAGCGTCACGGGCGCTGGCGGCCGGCACAGCTCCGCCAGGGCCTCGGCATCCACGACAGGGTAGCCCATGAGCAGGTCGGTAAAGCCGCGCTCACGCAGGTGCACGGCCTCGTCGGCGCTGAAGCACATGAGGCCCCGGAAGCCGGGATGCCCGTCGAGCACGCGCCGCAGCAGCGCGACGCACCGCACCGACTTCGTGGCCACCCGCACCGGCAACCCGCCCGCGCGCCGCACCAGCGCCGCCGCGTTTTCGTTCAGCAGGTCCAGGTCCGCGAAGGCCAGGGGCAGCCTCCGTCCCTCCAGCGCCTGGGCGTAGTAGGCGTAATCACGCGGCATGTCAGTGCCTCCGGGCGCGGACATCATCGCCGCGCCCCCTCGGGTCCGGAGCATGATGGCACCGGGCGCGTGGGGTGGTGGACAGGCAGGGAGAGGAGCCGCAAAAGGGGCAGCGCGCCGGACATCCCTGGGGGAACGCCCGGCGCGCGCACACGCGGATACTTCGACTCCTAGGTCGGCCCACCCCCCCGGAAGGGCACGTGACGCCATGGTGCCGTCAGCCGAAAGTCATTTCTATTGAGGA from Corallococcus exiguus harbors:
- a CDS encoding dihydroneopterin aldolase; this translates as MHPVVTDAQGRPLDVMELRGLTVDVIVGLYNRERVTPQPLRLDVALFLDARQAAVGGRLANTVHYGRLAGELRFLLDACRFELLESAAEAVCRYLLAPPTDAAPHALLHAATVRVTKPEALTGWAIPSLQVHRTAEEMVYRTEAKPFGHVDVIHEGATYGVYRLRVDPGGSIPPRADGHTEGMELVLGAGLVLQGQPVGRGMAFSGPEVFGHGYDNPTATEQTVLGVYRPRLVLSEGGASGEAAPVGAGTLYYLPE
- a CDS encoding SDR family NAD(P)-dependent oxidoreductase, whose amino-acid sequence is MGTAFITGAGVRIGSAVARALGRAGYDLALHANRSMEPLEALAQELRELGRGVTLYSGDLSDAQAVDALGARVREAHPALDVVVHNAGLYERVDFEAVTREQYRRMLAVNVDAPFFLTQALLPSLRAGKDPLVVHLTDIGGERAVSHYSHYSVSKAGLVMLTRALAVELAPHVRVNAISPGVVAFPEHFDEAARKEVLDRVPMGREGSVEDVARTVVFLAREAPYLTGQVIAVDGGRSAQL
- a CDS encoding class I SAM-dependent methyltransferase, whose product is MFHRDGPTFRELARQALTSVEQGYDLLAPKFEHTPFRTPDPVLKAALAHIGPEGSVGSALDVCCGTGAAMRVLRPLCRERVVGFDLSQGMLDEARRRLADAPGSAALDFVRGDALALPFDATFDLITSFGAFGHILEADEPRLVEGIARALKSGGRFVFVTARPPSALNPGYWVAKGFNAAMRVRNALWKPPFVMYYLTFLVPRARALLEAAGFDVEVREGDMPEPFGRLVTVIATKR
- a CDS encoding GreA/GreB family elongation factor, with translation MSKAFTKEDGGGDEGLTPARPRSTSAEQRYITPEGYRALQEELLESQGPAPQDWPELEAGVRKRERERRARELTAILEDVRVVEPDPSQAGRVFFGAWVVLEDEDGARMRYRIVGPDEADVKAGRLSVESPLARALLGKESGEAVQVERPRGTVEYEILAVEYAESESATAAP
- a CDS encoding PilZ domain-containing protein — protein: MHLPRAVPRFEHRLAVRLRGMLPLYTRDVSESGFCAEMLQPMKAGDLVEGALLLGDEEVPFQAQVMWSRRSAGERTRGRCGVRFVTIGEDFQRRLGAFRRLQGRRLIRWFT
- a CDS encoding transthyretin-like family protein, encoding MSLRRNLLTIAVLSSALLSACALRPRYNEVIQANGATELQAGQLVVLRVTDAATGQPVKGAKILGGEYRNHINATTDENGEFSLQLDPGLVKENPLVEVVLPKGVARYKLQVVPSGQAPAPEGAPIAPPAESAVEPSTTPATPGAPSETAAPAASETAK
- a CDS encoding Lnb N-terminal periplasmic domain-containing protein, which translates into the protein MRPRTAWMGLLTVMLLPVSAQAHEQLQDTPFEEPLGHLAVPAFLKGLSPEVVLAERVAALEATSGILLRGAAARDASLVSDVEAGLAALPPAMRRPPGGKLEFALHPEPAPLGLGDGTKARPDWSEQREQFHLYRYAPSEERRATLRLSRLTDTEAEHVWRRRAVVHAVMQRWDDARGWSRRPQWRRLDGWLLPFERPLTWKESASITYAGAFSRARGQVSASLDLVTFAEELFVPVESLRPDALPEDDQVRCQELSKTRALSEFISEARLGTLSSRGDCPAFDTWAEADALSHLEVLLVAATGRQPQSLFGHLLLRPVWREGATVQGPGFERVVQLVALTGMEEKGLGYLMKGMTGGYSTVFLTGTLGDVTHESLELEQRTIRRFRLNLTPGESQRMLERIWELERRGYLGYYFFTDNCAAALLFLLNGSLENGRHVSAPGTLWVLPTATLDTLAKTNVVDAKGLTVPLLEHVPDALESTGDRARRALVEEERLLTKLASLLPSTSLAPLHHLHRRLQSPEPDVRRQAYELLPHAVTTALDAAPPSARAEARDALHAYVAHAVRVERAAVDQAEGEKLAIERERFVALELKGQGGAAQGVKDRQLLFEREDDMQRKLAVLDRTALLQQALDTAIKRPPTPDELKALVRAEHTEASFAAATEAQGELNDGPLADVDPRAFLAKDHEQKVELETTWARGALRESGAARTVVSGGVDFPEVGAARPVVSLRTSAMNEALGDARLHGFQSSSELRVLDGELSVEPRWGVPRILGSRLTLVGYRTLLPELPQQQRSFSDSLGWGAEAKMSTDIDRPLPYRATVEAEALGVVAASERFDTFLAVGLGAQATMAWSPRETVPTVGPRLSLSHRMGLPGPGNSALRLEATYVPSWRTGITPGFTHEADATLQVEWYLGRISRWSVLLTPRAQVHWEGTLASWAGPGRSLASLPEGLARHRLALGVEVR
- a CDS encoding D-arabinono-1,4-lactone oxidase translates to MTTEAAKTKTWRNWSGGVVAHPSGFLQPDSVDALKAALRDASAQSRTVRVVGSGHSFPPLCATDETMVSLEALRGLVSVDDRTREAVVWAGTSLRELGMLLASHRLAMENLGDINKQSLGGALSTGTHGTGVGLGILSTQAAEMTLVTASGDEVTCSEDTSPELLQAARVSLGALGVVTRVRLRLLPEYRLRLTRRNLGLEECLAGLDEARARHRHYEFFWFPHSDRVMTKAMDLTDETPHGVGMGRWFSEMVMENAVFGAVSRACRMRPAWCAPVSRLSAKLASEGVLAGQSHTLFATPRLVRFQEMEYAVPVERGPDCLRELSEYITREQLPVHFPVEYRFVRGDDVFLSPAHGGDRAFIAVHQYRGMPLEPYFSGAEAIFRNHGGRPHWGKLHTQTAATLKHLYPRWDDFQRVREQLDPEGRFLNPYLKRLFLEEGSHRTRGEIGSARLA
- a CDS encoding amino acid deaminase/aldolase is translated as MPRDYAYYAQALEGRRLPLAFADLDLLNENAAALVRRAGGLPVRVATKSVRCVALLRRVLDGHPGFRGLMCFSADEAVHLRERGFTDLLMGYPVVDAEALAELCRPPAPVTLMVDSVEHVALAARAARQHGTRAPLCLDVDLSVDLPGLRFGVHRSPVRSPEDALVVARSIAAEGDAVFLAGVMGYEAQLAGVPDAAPHAGPKNVVIRALKRGSVGRVHSRRQAVVAALKEAGFAPRFVNGGGTGSLESTREDASVTELTAGSGLYSPALFDGYRGFHHQPAVAFAIPVTRRPGPGLFTLQGGGFVASGSAGVDKLPVPYLPEGAKLLPLEGAGEVQTPIAYAGLVPLPLGAPVFFRHAKAGEVCEHFRTLLLISGGRVVEEVPTYRGEWG